The segment TACACGAGAGCATTTTGGATTTTTCTAGCGATTTGTGCGTGGAACGCGAAATTTGGGATATTTGGAGCGAGTTAAACGGCGAAAATTTACCGCTTCCACTTGGCGGTATGGCACTTCGCAGATCGCTGCCACTCACAGACGCGATTGAATGCGAAAGGGTGCTAACCGATGCCGTGCGGGTCGCTCATGCAAATAAATCTTTGCTTTCAAAAATGCTGATTGAGCGAGATTTGGTGCGAGTTGATGATAAAAAACTAGAAAAGTATCTAGGTCTTTATGCCAACGAAAATTCGATTACGATGAACGAAACGCAACTAAACGCAGTGCAAAAGCTCTTTGATTTGGGCTTTGAAAATGGCTTTTACAGCGAACAAATTTGCGCACGAGATATGCTGATACCAACGGAATATAGCGAGATTAGGAATTCGTAGGATTTTAAATTTCGCAAAAATACTGCCCCGAAATTTTAAATTCGTGGCAATGACAAATTGAGTTTAAATTTTGCCTAATTTGTCATTGCGAGCGCAGCGAAGCAATCCAGCCACGCCGTCAAGCGTTTTTAAATTAAATTTAAAGTGAGAAAATTTGACTATAAGAGAAATAGAAGTTTTAAGAAAATTAGCATTAAATAAGATTAATGGACTAAAAATTCCGTTTTTTCTTTCAACTCTCGCAATCCCAATTGCGGTCGGATTTTTGTTATATAAATTTGGCGATATAGAATTTGCTTTGCCTTTGGCTATTGTAATTTTTGGTATGTCAGCGATGAAATATATAATGATAGATTTTATTGACGCAGACCAGCCTATGACCATAAAAAGAGAAATAATGCCATTTTTGCCACTGTTAATTTTAATGTATTTTGCTGATGATATAACCAAATTTATACCAAATTTCGGCTATGTATTGCTTACGATATTTACAATACTTGCTATGATTATGTCGTTTTTATTGCTTGTGAAATTCGCGAAAATGGACGAAATAAAAAAATACAAAGATTTATTCAAAAATAGATATTTAAAGGACTATCTTGCAAAATTTGGCTATGAATACCAAGAAAAAGGCACATTAGACCAAATAATTTTAAAACATAGTAAATTATTTAACCCGTCCGAAATTTCAAATATAAACGATAAAATTTGCGGGAAAATCGACAAGGTAGAATTTGTTTTTTGTGATTTAATTATCAAAAAAGAGCTAAAAGACGCGCTGTATTTTGGCGTGTTTTTTTATGCAGAATTTAACAAAAATATAAAATCAAAAACTTTCATAAAATCAAAAGACAGCAAGATAAAAACCGCGGAAAATTTGAAAAAAATCGTTATGGACGACACGAAATTTAACCACACTTTCGAAGTTTATAGCACAGATGCTATAAATGCTATGTATATATTAAGCCCTGCATTGATGAAGAGAATTTTAAGCCTAAAATGGCATTTAAATTTTCCGATTAGCATTAGCTTTGTGGGAAGCAAAATTTACATTTTTATCGATACAGGCAAGGATAATTTCGAGCCAAATATCGATATAAGTGCGATAAAATCGGATAGAATTATCAAAACAGAACTCTCGCACTTTTTATCTATCGTAAAAACTCTAAATTTAAATACAAGAATTTGGAAAGTGTGAAATATTGTATAATAACGCAAAAATTTAAGGCATAGTTATGGCGAAAATTTATAAGGAAATTGATTTTTCAAAATATAGTTCGGTGAAAATCGGTGGCGTGGAAAAAGTTGAAATTTTAGACGAAAACAGCGAATTTAACGGCTTTGTCGTGGGTGGGGCAAATAATCTTTTAATCTCGCCAAATCCGCCACAAATCGGCATTTTAGATGATAAATTTGATTTCATCGCACTTGACGGCGACATTTTAAAAATCGGCGCAAAAACAAAAAGCGGTAAAATTTACAACTTCGCAAAACGGCAAAATCTCGCAAATTTCGAGTTTTTAAAAAATATCCCGGGCACACTTGGCGGACTTCTTACGATGAACGCAGGACTTATGGGCTTTGAAATTAGCCAAAATTTGCTAAGCGTTCGCACAAGTCTTGGCGAATTTGGCAAAGACGAGTTAAATTTCGCCTATCGCCACAGCGAAATAAAGGGCATTATTTTGGAAGCCAAATTTAGAGTTTCGCGCGGTTTCGACGCAACCCTTAGCGAAGCAATCGCGCAAAAAAGGGCAAATCAGCCAAAGGGTGCAAGTTTTGGAAGCTGTTTTAAAAATCCGCAGGGCGATAGCGCTGGTAGGCTCATCGAAGCAGTGGGTTTAAAGGGCTTTCGTGTCGGAAACTGCGGATTTAGCGAGATCCACGCAAATTTTCTCATAAACTACGGCGGTGCGACATATTTTGAGGCAATCACGCTCATAAATTTAGCCAAAATGCGCGTAAAAGCCGAATTTGGCGTGGATTTACACGAGGAAGTGGTGATTTTATAGCGCCAAGTTTCCTTGCGCGCTTGCTGATAAATAAATTTTAAGCGAATTTGCGATATAGGCTAGCCAAATTAATCACGGAGTTTTTCATGACTTGCAAGCACGATTTTTATAGCCATAAACCTATTATCCCAAGCCAAGCGTCGCACTCGCACAGCCACTCTCATGGCAACTCGCACAGCCACGAGCATTTTCGCAACCACGCTCACTCGCACCACGATCACAGCCACGCAGTGGGGGCGAACACAAACAAAAAAATGCTTAAAATTTGTATCGCAATTACGATTTTTGCGATGATTTTTCAATTCGTTTATTCTATCATTACAAATTCTCTCGCACTTTTAAGCGACACGCTCCACATGTTTAGCCACGCTTTTGCCCTAACTCTAAGCTATTTTGCGGTGAAAATTTCAGAATTTAGCGGTGGAAATGAACGGACATTTGGATTTTTTAGAGCTGAGATTTTAGTCGCTTTTGTAAATTCTATTATGAGTTTTGGGTTCGCCCTTTTTATCGTGTATGAGGCTGTGTGCAAACTGATAAACCCTGAAAGCATAGACGCAAAAACCCTTTTGGTGGCTGCTTTTATCGGGCTTGTAGCAAATGCGATGAGCGGACTTTTGCTAATCAAAGCTGATATGCAAAATATAAATATAAAATCCAGTTTCATACACATGATGAGCGATTTGCTAAGCTCGGTTGGCGTTATTTTGGGTGCTGTGATTGTGTATTTTACGGGTGCGTTTTGGGTGGATTGCGTTTTGGCTATGATGATTGCCTTTGTGATTGGAAAATGGTCATATTCTTTGGCGAAAGATAGCGTAAATGTGCTTTTAGAGACTTCGCCGATACCTATACAAAGCATAAAAAATGAAATTTTATCGCATGAGTTTGTGCTGGATACGCACGATATTCACCTTAGCGAAATTACGCATAATTTTTATGTTTTGACGGCTCATATCGTAATCGAGCGTGAAAATTTGGATAAATTTTCGCAAATTATATGCGAATTATCGCAAAATTTAATGCAAAATTTACATATCGCACACTGCACATTTCAGCCAGAGTGGAGTTGAAATTTGTGTTAAATTCGCACGAAATTTAACATTGAACGATTTCTTAAATTTTAGGCAAAATTTTGAAATTTTGCAAAAACACTAACCTTGAATTTTAAATTCGTAGATTGCTTCGTCGCTATCGCTTCTCGCAATGACAGATTGGGCATAAAATTTTAAATTTATGCCCAATGAATTTTACTGATAGTTTTACTCACTGACCATCAGAGACCCATTTTCCGCTGATGCCCTTTACGGCGTCTGCCGCTTTGATTTCCACATCGCTGTTATCTATATCTATCAGGTGATAGCGGTCGTTGCCCATATCCATTTCCTTCATATATGAAAGCTGTCTAAGTCCATGGCGAGTTTCTATGCGCTCGACGAGATCGTGCTTTGATGACTCTGGCAAGGCATAGACGAGATCAACCGATGCCTGATCTGCTGCTAGGATATCAAGCGAGGCGACGATGCCGATATCAGGAGTCACGACAGGGGCTGCGGCAGTTCCTTCGCAATCGCAAGAAACGCTCATATTGCGCAATACATTTATAAAGGCGATTTTGTGAGCGAAATATGTCGTTATTGCTTTGGTAGATTCGCTCATACGCTCCATAAGCTCTTCTTCGCTGATACTCCACTGACCTTTGCCCTCTGCGGTGTGGATCCATTTTTTACCTATTCGTCCGTCAGCGCAACCGATACCGATATTTTTATTCGAGCCTCCAAATCCGCCCATCATGTGTCCCTTGAAGTGAGTAAGGGCAAGAAACGAATCATAATCAAGGATATTTTTTCCCATAGACATTTCGCTAAACCATTTACCATGTGGCACCGGTAGCAACGCTGTCCCAGCTTCGTCTATTATATCTACCCTAGAAAAAGTCCAGCCATTTGTTTCGAGAGTTTTGCGGTGATCTTCTGTGTTATACCTTGCGCCTGCGTAATATGTGTTTGTCTCTACAATAGAGGCATTAGCAAGACGAGAACTCATAAGCTCCTTTACCCATGGGCGCGGAATAATATTTGGTCCGTGTGGCTCTCCGGTGTGGAGTTTGACCGCGACTTTGCCGACCAATACGCTTTTAATTTTATCAAATATTTTAACTAGTCCTGCGGGAGAG is part of the Campylobacter sp. VBCF_01 NA2 genome and harbors:
- a CDS encoding menaquinone biosynthesis family protein translates to MKNISVAHSPDADDIFMYMAIKFGWVSSNLLKFNNTADDIQTLNLSALNGIYDVCAISFALYPKIYADYALLRTAVSFGEGYGPKLIKKKGVKLKPNFKVALSGEHTTNAMIFRIAYPNARIVYKNFLEIENAVLSGEVDAGVLIHESILDFSSDLCVEREIWDIWSELNGENLPLPLGGMALRRSLPLTDAIECERVLTDAVRVAHANKSLLSKMLIERDLVRVDDKKLEKYLGLYANENSITMNETQLNAVQKLFDLGFENGFYSEQICARDMLIPTEYSEIRNS
- a CDS encoding DUF3137 domain-containing protein, coding for MLYKFGDIEFALPLAIVIFGMSAMKYIMIDFIDADQPMTIKREIMPFLPLLILMYFADDITKFIPNFGYVLLTIFTILAMIMSFLLLVKFAKMDEIKKYKDLFKNRYLKDYLAKFGYEYQEKGTLDQIILKHSKLFNPSEISNINDKICGKIDKVEFVFCDLIIKKELKDALYFGVFFYAEFNKNIKSKTFIKSKDSKIKTAENLKKIVMDDTKFNHTFEVYSTDAINAMYILSPALMKRILSLKWHLNFPISISFVGSKIYIFIDTGKDNFEPNIDISAIKSDRIIKTELSHFLSIVKTLNLNTRIWKV
- a CDS encoding UDP-N-acetylmuramate dehydrogenase, which gives rise to MAKIYKEIDFSKYSSVKIGGVEKVEILDENSEFNGFVVGGANNLLISPNPPQIGILDDKFDFIALDGDILKIGAKTKSGKIYNFAKRQNLANFEFLKNIPGTLGGLLTMNAGLMGFEISQNLLSVRTSLGEFGKDELNFAYRHSEIKGIILEAKFRVSRGFDATLSEAIAQKRANQPKGASFGSCFKNPQGDSAGRLIEAVGLKGFRVGNCGFSEIHANFLINYGGATYFEAITLINLAKMRVKAEFGVDLHEEVVIL
- a CDS encoding cation diffusion facilitator family transporter; the protein is MTCKHDFYSHKPIIPSQASHSHSHSHGNSHSHEHFRNHAHSHHDHSHAVGANTNKKMLKICIAITIFAMIFQFVYSIITNSLALLSDTLHMFSHAFALTLSYFAVKISEFSGGNERTFGFFRAEILVAFVNSIMSFGFALFIVYEAVCKLINPESIDAKTLLVAAFIGLVANAMSGLLLIKADMQNINIKSSFIHMMSDLLSSVGVILGAVIVYFTGAFWVDCVLAMMIAFVIGKWSYSLAKDSVNVLLETSPIPIQSIKNEILSHEFVLDTHDIHLSEITHNFYVLTAHIVIERENLDKFSQIICELSQNLMQNLHIAHCTFQPEWS
- a CDS encoding DUF362 domain-containing protein produces the protein MQDIVRRKFVKMAGAAAALGALSNYASATEKKDETNASKNPVPGVGGERYISYEQRKGPESYVYFTRDLSPAGLVKIFDKIKSVLVGKVAVKLHTGEPHGPNIIPRPWVKELMSSRLANASIVETNTYYAGARYNTEDHRKTLETNGWTFSRVDIIDEAGTALLPVPHGKWFSEMSMGKNILDYDSFLALTHFKGHMMGGFGGSNKNIGIGCADGRIGKKWIHTAEGKGQWSISEEELMERMSESTKAITTYFAHKIAFINVLRNMSVSCDCEGTAAAPVVTPDIGIVASLDILAADQASVDLVYALPESSKHDLVERIETRHGLRQLSYMKEMDMGNDRYHLIDIDNSDVEIKAADAVKGISGKWVSDGQ